In the Bacillus amyloliquefaciens DSM 7 = ATCC 23350 genome, CTTAGCAGCCTTGCCGTTTGCGGCGAAATCGGAACTTTGTACGGATCCTTTCCAAAGCAGCGGTGGCAGATAAAACCATTATCTCTTACCGAAAAATGAAACGTCCCGTCCCGGCTTTTGCAGTGGACACAATGATTCAGCTCCGGATACAGTCCCATGACGCCGAGCATTTTCATCTGAACGATGAAGGTGATCACGTCCGGGTCAGTCCCTTCATTCAGCCTCTTAAAGGATTCGAGAATCAATTCGAATAAATAGGGGTTCGGTTTCTTCTCTTCCGTTCCTTTGTCAGTAAGTTCAGCGATAAAAGCGGCATATGCCGTCAAAAACAAGTCTTCTCTGATCGTTCTCATGCTGAGAATCATTTCACCCTGCTGGAGCGTGCCGAGTCCGGATGTTCTTTGCATTAAAAATGACCCGTACAAAAACGGCTGGCTGACTGCTGACAGCCGGCTGGCTGACTTCCTGGCGCCTCTTGCCATAACGCCGATTTTGCCGTGTTCCCTCGTCAGCAATGTCACGATTTTATTCATCTCTCCGTAGTCATTCGTACGGAGCACGATTCCTTCACATTTTGTCAGCATTTCCGCACCTTCCAACAATGGGAGGGGCCAAGAGGTTTACAAAATTGGAAAATCAATTCGGGCTAGCTCATCTTCCGGTTCTTCGGGTCTTTCCAGGTTCTCTTTTTCCAGTTCTTTAAAAAGAAGGTACGTATCAACACTTCCTGTTTGAGAAAATACGTTCCAGGTAAAATTCAACACAAAAAACCCACCTTTCATCATTAAACTAGCTTGCCAATCCAAATTCTTACCCTTATCTTGACCTGATGTCCTCCTTTTCATGTTAAACAAATTTTGCTAACGAATCCCTGTTTCTGTGAGGTAATCCCACACCTCACGTATGGGCTGAAATCATTTAATATTCATCCTCTTTGAAACCGAAATCACGCAGCTGAGACATTTTATTCCGCCAGTCCTTCTGCACTTTTACCCATAGTTCCAGGTAAACGCGTGAGCCCAGCAGCGCTTCAATATCAGCCCGCGCTCTTTTGCCGATTTCTTTCAGAAGAGCTCCTTTTTTCCCGATGACGATTCCTTTTTGAGAATCCCGCTCGACCACAATGGTGGCGGCGACATGGATGGAGCCGTTTTCCTGTCCTTTAATGGACTCGATAGCGACAGCGATGCTGTGCGGCACTTCTTCCCTTGTAAGATGGAGCACCTTTTCTCTGATCAGTTCAGAAATAATAAACCGCTCTGGATGGTCAGTCACCTGATCACTCGGATAGAACTGAGGCCCTTCCGGTAAATACGCTTCAATCTGTGCGAGCAGGGTCTCGACGTTGTTTCCTTCCAAAGCTGAGATCGGCACGATTTCCTTAAACGGATAGCGCGTACGGTACTCATCAATTAAAAGAAGGAGCTGATCAGGGTGGATCTTATCAATTTTGTTTACGATCAGAAAAACGGGCGTGGACGTCTGTCCGAGCTTTTCAATGATAAACTCGTCGCCCTTTCCGTACCCTTCTTCGGCGTTGATCATAAATAACACCAAGTCAACTTCTTTCAGCGTGTTCTGCGCCACTTTCATCATAAAATCGCCAAGCTTGTGCTTCGGCTTGTGAATACCCGGTGTATCAATAAAAATGGTCTGCGATGTGCCTGTTGTCAGCACCCCTTGGACTTTATTTCTTGTCGTCTGGGGTTTGTCGCTCATGATGGCGATCTTTTGACCGATGACCCTGTTTAAAAAGGTAGACTTTCCTACGTTCGGTCTTCCGATGATAGATACAAATCCTGATTTAAAGCTTTCGTTCGTCATGTAAATCCTCCGATGAAAATGCGCCCGGCAATAATTCTTCCGCAGTCATTTCTTTTATTTGTCCTTGTAAGTTGGTCAGAACAACAAGCATATCCTTTGAACACAGCTCGGAAATCACTTGTCTGCAGGCTCCGCACGGCGAAACCGGTCCCGGAGTGTCCGCAGCCACGGCGAGCATCACAAATTCCGTATCCCCCTCGGAAACAGCTTTGAATATCGCCGTGCGTTCGGCACAGTTGCACATGCTGTATGCCGCATTTTCAATGTTGCAGCCTCTGTACACTTTTCCGTCTTTGGTAAGAAGAGCGGCTCCCACTCTGAAGTTTGAATACGGCACATACGCTGTGTCCCGCGCTTTTAATGCTTCTGCAATCAATTCTTGTCTGTTCATGTGTACTTATTCCTCTCTTACCTTTATCCTGTATGATACCGCTGTCACTTTTATTTTACATAATTATGATTGGTTTTTCACGCCCATTTTTGGCAATGTAAAATAATTGTAAGAATCTTCTGCTAACATATTTTCGGCAAGAAGATGAGTAAACCAATGATACACGAAATCACGGCAAAGACGCAAACGGCTCCGGCGGCCGCGTCTTTTGCCGCTTTTGCGAGCGGATGATACTGATCGGTAACTAAATCAACAACATGCTCTATCGCGGTATTTACAAGCTCCAGAGCAAGCATCCCGCCGATCAGCATCAAAACAACGGCCCATTCGGCCGTGCTGAGCCCGGTGAGAAAACCGCAAAGAATAACGGCGCAGGCCGCGATGATATGAAATTGAAAATTACGCTCTGAACGCGCCGTTTTCCAGATTCCCCTCCATGCATGGACAAAGCTTTTCAGGAACCTGCTCCACTCGTTTTTATGATCTCGTGAGTCCATACTCATCCAGCAAATCCTTTTGCTTTGAAAACATTTCTTCCTCTTCTTCTTTTGTCATGTGATCATAGCCAAGCAAATGCAAAAAGCCGTGGACAGCCAGAAAACCGAGCTCTCTCATAAACGAATGGCCGTACTCTTCGGCCTGCTCTTTCGTTCTGTCTGCGCTGATGATAATATCTCCTAAAACTGGCGGCATGTCGGCGCCCACGATTTCAACCTCGTCTTCGCCTTCTTCCTCAAGCGCAAACGAAATTACGTCAGTCGGAGTGTCTTTTCCCCGGTAGTCTCTGTTGATTTCTCTGATTTCATCATTTGTCACAATCGTAACCGATACTTCAGCCTGATCCTGAACGCCTTCTTTTTCCGCCGCAAATTGGAGCAGCTTCTCCACTTCCTGGAGCGCATCGGCTGAAACGCTGTTTGTTTCATCAACAATATCTATGAGTAAACCCATTTATTTCACCTTCTTCGTAGCCTCCGGATATTCAATCCGGGAGTGGAAAATTCCTTTTAAAGTCGCACATAGTGTTTTTGCGATCGTATCCAGCTCTCGGAATGTGAGATCACATTCTGAGAACTGCCCGTCCTGAAGCTTGTCGGATATAATCCCCCGCACCAGTTTTTCAATACGTTCGGGATTGGGATTATGCATGGAACGGACGGCGGCTTCGACACTGTCGGCCACTGAGATAATAGCCGCTTCTTTTGATTGCGGCTTCGGTCCCGGGTAGCGGAACTCTTTCTCTGTAATCTGGTCGCCTTTTTCTTTCGCTTTATAATAAAAGAATTTTAAAAGGGACGTTCCGTGATGCTGCTCCGCGATATCCACAAGCTCTTTCGGAAACTTGTAGCTTCTGAGCATATTCGCACCGTCTGTCGTATGTGCGATGATGATATTTTTGCTGAGCTGAGGAGACAGCTTATCATGCGGATTATCCATATTCATCTGATTTTCAATAAAATATTGCGGGCGTTTCGTTTTGCCGAGATCGTGATAATACGCTCCGACCCGTGCTAAAAGACCGTTCGCCCCTACAGCTTCACAGGCCGCCTCCGACAGATTTGCCACCATGACGCTGTGATGATATGTACCTGGTGTTTCCGTTAAAATCTTGCGAAGCAGGGGATGGTTCGGATTAGACAGTTCAATCAGCCTCATCGTTGAAAGAATCCCGAATCCCGTCTCAAAAAACGGCATCAGGCCGATAATCAAAACGGATGAAGCAAGCCCCGAGACGACCCCCATCAGCATCAGCGTTCCGATTTCAACAGGTGACAGCGCCGTATTTTGTATTAGCAAAAGCGACAGCACGATAATCATATTAATAAATGATACAAACAGTCCCGCCTGCAATATCTTTGATCTCGCGTTATGTTTTCCCAAAAACAGAATGCCTGAAATGCTGCTTATTAAATAGTAAATACCGATCACATAATTAAACGTTCCCGTCACGCCTTGATTAAACATCATACTGCCGCAAATCGCCAAAATGATGCTTCCTAAAATAGCGAGCCTTTCATTAAGCAGCAGCCTGAATAATATGGCGCCGGCGGCGATCGGAACTAAATAACCGATATTCGTGTATTCGATTTTTTGAAACAGGCTGACGACTTCCATTATGACAAGAATCAGCGTTGTAATAATGGAAAATAACAAAAGTGATTTATTTTTCAGCTTAAGTTCCTGCTGCTGTTTCTCAAAATAGTAGACAAGCGTAGCAATGAACAGACCGATCATCAGAAGGAGACCGCTGATCGGTTTTAACAGGTTGGAATTGTTCAAAAGTCCCGTTAATTCGAGCTTTCTGTATACTTCCCGATCGATCAGGTCATTCTCTTCAACAAGAACCTGTCCTTGTTTGATTTGAACCGGCTGGACACTGTCTGACGCTTCCTGGCGCTTTGCATCAGTCGCTTTCGGATCAAATACGTAATTCGGGATGACCGCATATTTTCCGATTTCAGTTGCCGCTGACAAATACTTTGACGGCACGGAAGCGCTTTTCAGCTCTTTTGCGACTTTTTCCTTCGCTTCCGCTAATTTTTCGGACGGTATCTCACTGC is a window encoding:
- a CDS encoding diacylglycerol kinase family protein → MDSRDHKNEWSRFLKSFVHAWRGIWKTARSERNFQFHIIAACAVILCGFLTGLSTAEWAVVLMLIGGMLALELVNTAIEHVVDLVTDQYHPLAKAAKDAAAGAVCVFAVISCIIGLLIFLPKIC
- a CDS encoding cytidine deaminase yields the protein MNRQELIAEALKARDTAYVPYSNFRVGAALLTKDGKVYRGCNIENAAYSMCNCAERTAIFKAVSEGDTEFVMLAVAADTPGPVSPCGACRQVISELCSKDMLVVLTNLQGQIKEMTAEELLPGAFSSEDLHDERKL
- the ybeY gene encoding rRNA maturation RNase YbeY; amino-acid sequence: MGLLIDIVDETNSVSADALQEVEKLLQFAAEKEGVQDQAEVSVTIVTNDEIREINRDYRGKDTPTDVISFALEEEGEDEVEIVGADMPPVLGDIIISADRTKEQAEEYGHSFMRELGFLAVHGFLHLLGYDHMTKEEEEEMFSKQKDLLDEYGLTRS
- the era gene encoding GTPase Era, producing MTNESFKSGFVSIIGRPNVGKSTFLNRVIGQKIAIMSDKPQTTRNKVQGVLTTGTSQTIFIDTPGIHKPKHKLGDFMMKVAQNTLKEVDLVLFMINAEEGYGKGDEFIIEKLGQTSTPVFLIVNKIDKIHPDQLLLLIDEYRTRYPFKEIVPISALEGNNVETLLAQIEAYLPEGPQFYPSDQVTDHPERFIISELIREKVLHLTREEVPHSIAVAIESIKGQENGSIHVAATIVVERDSQKGIVIGKKGALLKEIGKRARADIEALLGSRVYLELWVKVQKDWRNKMSQLRDFGFKEDEY
- a CDS encoding YqzL family protein, translating into MLNFTWNVFSQTGSVDTYLLFKELEKENLERPEEPEDELARIDFPIL
- a CDS encoding HD family phosphohydrolase, which translates into the protein MKKKGKGKGARERFRSFRHARSAHVLLYLLLSAIMFGLLFIHVKPESLNLDLFSVSDKTIYAPATVEDQQATEAKKQAAEDAVEDQYTLKKGYTDNRLDLITSIFDSIGEVKQDADKDKKSPSEKSLVKAVKSKLTQDVNESISEDAITSLLHANNEDFSFVRDSVITAVNTVMSSEIPSEKLAEAKEKVAKELKSASVPSKYLSAATEIGKYAVIPNYVFDPKATDAKRQEASDSVQPVQIKQGQVLVEENDLIDREVYRKLELTGLLNNSNLLKPISGLLLMIGLFIATLVYYFEKQQQELKLKNKSLLLFSIITTLILVIMEVVSLFQKIEYTNIGYLVPIAAGAILFRLLLNERLAILGSIILAICGSMMFNQGVTGTFNYVIGIYYLISSISGILFLGKHNARSKILQAGLFVSFINMIIVLSLLLIQNTALSPVEIGTLMLMGVVSGLASSVLIIGLMPFFETGFGILSTMRLIELSNPNHPLLRKILTETPGTYHHSVMVANLSEAACEAVGANGLLARVGAYYHDLGKTKRPQYFIENQMNMDNPHDKLSPQLSKNIIIAHTTDGANMLRSYKFPKELVDIAEQHHGTSLLKFFYYKAKEKGDQITEKEFRYPGPKPQSKEAAIISVADSVEAAVRSMHNPNPERIEKLVRGIISDKLQDGQFSECDLTFRELDTIAKTLCATLKGIFHSRIEYPEATKKVK
- the recO gene encoding DNA repair protein RecO, which produces MLTKCEGIVLRTNDYGEMNKIVTLLTREHGKIGVMARGARKSASRLSAVSQPFLYGSFLMQRTSGLGTLQQGEMILSMRTIREDLFLTAYAAFIAELTDKGTEEKKPNPYLFELILESFKRLNEGTDPDVITFIVQMKMLGVMGLYPELNHCVHCKSRDGTFHFSVRDNGFICHRCFGKDPYKVPISPQTARLLRLFYYFDIGRLGSVSLKQETKNELKRVIDLYYEEYSGLYLKSKRFLDQMESMKHLLDENKS